A single Macaca mulatta isolate MMU2019108-1 chromosome 11, T2T-MMU8v2.0, whole genome shotgun sequence DNA region contains:
- the LOC694509 gene encoding taste receptor type 2 member 45 yields MITFLSIAFSILIMVIFVIGNFANGFIALVNSTEWVKRQKISFADQILTALAVSRIGLLWVLLLHWYSIVLNPAFYRVEVRITTYNVWAVTNHLSNWLATSLGIFYLLKIANFSSLIFLHLKRRVKSVILVMLLGPLLFLPCHLFVINMNEILQTKEYERNMTWKIQLRRTMFLSDTAITMVANLVPFTLTLISFLLLICSLCKHLKKMQLHGRGSQDPNAKVHIKALQTVISFLLLCAIYFVFVTISVWSFQTLDNNPVFMFCQAITFSYPSAHPFILIWGNKKLKQTFLSVLWNVRYWVKGQKPSSP; encoded by the coding sequence ATGATAACTTTTCTGTCTATCGCTTTTTCAATTCTAATAATGGTTATATTTGTTATTGGAAATTTTGCTAATGGCTTCATAGCATTGGTAAATTCCACTGAGTGGGTCAAGAGACAAAAGATCTCCTTTGCTGACCAAATTCTCACTGCTCTGGCAGTCTCCAGAATTGGTTTGCTCTGGGTGTTATTATTACATTGGTATTCAATTGTGTTGAATCCAGCTTTTTATCGTGTAGAGGTAAGAATTACCACTTATAATGTCTGGGCAGTAACCAACCATTTGAGCAACTGGCTTGCTACTAGCCTCGgcatattttatttgcttaagaTTGCCAATTTCTCCAGCCTTATATTTCTTCACTTAAAGAGGAGAGTTAAGAGTGTCATTCTGGTGATGCTGTTGGGGCCTTTGCTATTTTTGCCTTGTCATCTTTTTGTGATAAATATGAATGAGATTTTACAGACAAAAGAATATGAACGAAACATGACTTGGAAGATCCAATTGAGGAGGACAATGTTCCTTTCAGATACGGCTATAACCATGGTAGCAAACTTAGTACCCTTTACTCTGACTCTGATATcttttctgctgttaatctgtTCTCTGTGTAAACATCTCAAGAAGATGCAGCTTCATGGCAGAGGATCTCAAGATCCCAATGCCAAGGTCCACATAAAAGCTTTGCAAACTGTGATTTCCTTCCTCTTGTTATGTGCCATTTACTTTGTGTTCGTAACCATATCAGTTTGGAGTTTTCAGACTCTGGATAATAACCCTGTCTTCATGTTCTGCCAAGCTATTACATTCAGCTATCCTTCAGCCCACCCATTCATCCTGATTTGGGGAAACAAGAAGCTAAAGCAgacttttctttcagttttgtggAATGTGAGGTACTGGGTGAAAGGACAGAAGCCTTCATCTCCATAG